Proteins encoded within one genomic window of Sminthopsis crassicaudata isolate SCR6 chromosome X, ASM4859323v1, whole genome shotgun sequence:
- the LOC141548367 gene encoding CCR4-NOT transcription complex subunit 7-like, translating to MVSRRRGLRRRRSATAAAPAPGAGTKVKAVERGAWRGESLLGSMRSCCSSLVSDGSPLRAPPQPSMPAARAEQSPRIREVWACNLDEEMKKMRPVIQKYNYVAMDTEFPGVVAKPVGEFRSYADYQYQLLRCNVDWLKIIQLGLTFMNEQGECPPGTSTWQFNFKFNLKEDMYAQDSIELLTMSGIQFKKHEEEGIETQYFAELLMTSGVVLCDGVKWLSFHSGYDFGYFIKMLTNSPLPEEARDFFEILRLFFPVIYDIKYLMKSCKNLRGGLQEVATQLELERIGSQHQAGSDSLLTGMTFFKMREMFFEDHIDDAKYSGYLYGLGSGASHAHSNGHPGFQNRFPGPYHSTYPPTVPNNFPNGYPSGYAGGFQNNYPNGYQQSYQTNFQNTIQDIHNVHNVPNVQYVQYVQYGQEPEWTGDQQGFVSMQEMPEFEGEDQQFYTYGE from the exons ATGGTGAGTAGGAGGCGGGGACTGAGGAGGCGGAGAAGCGCGACCGCAGCGGCTCCGGCCCCCGGCGCAGGTACCAAAGTAAAGGCGGTCGAGAGAGGGGCTTGGAGAGGCGAATCTTTACTCGGCTCCATGAGAAGCTGCTGCAGCTCGCTAGTGTCCGACGGCTCCCCGCTACGCGCCCCGCCTCAGCCCAGCATGCCTGCAGCCCGTGCCGAGCAGAGCCCGCGGATCCGGGAAGTTTGGGCTTGCAACCTGGACGAGGAGATGAAGAAAATGCGACCCGTTATCCAGAAATACAATTACGTGGCTATGGATACGGAGTTCCCAGGTGTGGTGGCCAAACCTGTCGGAGAATTCCGAAGCTACGCCGACTACCAGTACCAACTGCTGAGGTGCAATGTGGACTGGCTGAAGATCATCCAGCTGGGGCTGACGTTCATGAACGAGCAGGGAGAGTGCCCCCCGGGAACCTCCACGTGGCAATTCAACTTTAAATTCAATCTGAAGGAGGATATGTACGCCCAAGACTCCATAGAGCTCCTGACCATGTCCGGCATCCAGTTCAAGAAACATGAAGAAGAAGGGATCGAGACCCAGTATTTTGCCGAGCTCCTGATGACATCGGGAGTGGTGCTGTGTGACGGGGTCAAGTGGCTATCCTTCCACAGCGGCTACGACTTCGGCTACTTCATCAAGATGCTCACCAACTCTCCTTTGCCCGAAGAAGCCCGCGACTTCTTCGAGATTCTCCGACTGTTCTTTCCGGTCATCTATGATATCAAGTACCTCATGAAGAGCTGCAAAAATCTCAGGGGTGGACTGCAGGAAGTGGCCACTCAGCTGGAGCTGGAGCGCATAGGCTCCCAGCACCAGGCAGGGTCCGATTCCCTACTCACAGGTATGACCTTtttcaaaatgagggaaatgtTCTTTGAAGACCACATCGATGATGCCAAGTATTCTGGCTACCTGTACGGGCTCGGTTCGGGAGCTTCTCATGCCCACAGCAACGGGCACCCCGGGTTCCAGAACCGCTTCCCGGGTCCCTACCACAGCACCTACCCACCCACTGTCCCGAACAATTTCCCGAACGGCTACCCCAGCGGCTATGCCGGCGGCTTCCAGAACAACTACCCGAACGGTTATCAGCAGAGCTATCAAACTAACTTCCAAAACACCATCCAGGATATCCACAATGTCCACAATGTCCCAAATGTCCAATATGTCCAGTATGTCCAGTATGGCCAAGAACCAGAATGGACAGGAGACCAGCAAGGATTCGTGAG CATGCAAGAGATGCCAGAGTTTGAGGGTGAGGACCAGCAGTTCTACACCTATGGAGAATGA